CGGAATCTGATTGAGGCGCGCGGTGGCCCAGAGCTGCGCGTCCCAGTACGGGAGCCGGTGGCCGGACGCGCCCCGAGTCGCCTCGAGGACGATGAGCGGGGTCACCGGCAGCACGGGCCACGCCGCCGCGAGGGCGACGATCTGCTCCGCCGCCTCGGCCGGCGACAACGGCGGGTCCAGCGTCCCGGTCCCGGCGACGTAGAACTCGCCGAGGACCTGAGTCGAGATTCTGCCCCGCCCGTTGACCACGAGGCGGCGCAGCAGGGCCAGGGCCTTCTCCTGCTTGGGCCGAACCCGGGAATCGTAGGCGTAGACGAGGACGTTCGTATCGACGAGCGCGTCACCGGTCATAGAGGTCTTCTCGCCGCCACGTCCGCTTGGCCTGGCGCGCGCGGCCCTTCCGCCGTCGGGCGATGAAGCGTTCGACCACCTTCCAGGCCTCGGGATCGGGTGCCCGCAGCGCCGTCCGCTCGAGGCCGCGATCGATCGCCTGGCGGATCAGGTCGGCTTCGGTCACGCGGTACTTCTTGGCGCGCTCCTTGAGAAGTCGCTCCTGACGCGGCTCGATGTAGACCTGCTTCCGGATCATCCCGGCCATGACGCACGCACATACATCGTAACATACATCGCGACGGCGCGGAATTCGGCTGGAGCACCGCGGGCTGCTAGAATAGGCGTCGCATGAGGCTCGCCGGCAAGACCGCGGTCGTCACGGGCGGGACGAAGGGGATCGGCCTCGGCATCGCCCGGGCCTTCGCGCGTGAGGGCGCGCGCGTCGTCGTCAACTCGCGCGACGCCGCCGACTGCGCCGCGGTGGCCAAGGCGCTCTCCGGAGCCGTCCCGATCGCCGCCGACCTCGCGAAATCCGACGAGGCGCGGCGCCTGGCCCGTGAGGCGGTGCGGGCCCTCGGTGCCGTCGACATCCTCGTGAACAACGCCGGCCAGCCGCGCGTGGCGCCGTCGGAGGAGCTGCCCGAGGCCGACTACCGCTACACGCTCGACCTCAACCTGAACGCCTACTTCGTCCTGGCCCAGGAGCTCGGCCGCGGGATGCTGGAGCGGAAGTCGGGCAACATCATCAACATCACGTCGGTCAACGGCAC
The genomic region above belongs to Candidatus Methylomirabilota bacterium and contains:
- a CDS encoding PIN domain-containing protein is translated as MTGDALVDTNVLVYAYDSRVRPKQEKALALLRRLVVNGRGRISTQVLGEFYVAGTGTLDPPLSPAEAAEQIVALAAAWPVLPVTPLIVLEATRGASGHRLPYWDAQLWATARLNQIP
- a CDS encoding glucose 1-dehydrogenase; translated protein: MRLAGKTAVVTGGTKGIGLGIARAFAREGARVVVNSRDAADCAAVAKALSGAVPIAADLAKSDEARRLAREAVRALGAVDILVNNAGQPRVAPSEELPEADYRYTLDLNLNAYFVLAQELGRGMLERKSGNIINITSVNGTLAFPRRLAYCVSKAGANMLTKVLAIEWAGSGVRVNAIAPGYVETDFTRDLRARGLLDFAALARRTPMGRLGTPEEIGEAAVFLASDAASFVTGEILTVDGGWAAYGFV